The Nerophis lumbriciformis linkage group LG07, RoL_Nlum_v2.1, whole genome shotgun sequence genome window below encodes:
- the snx16 gene encoding sorting nexin-16 isoform X2 — protein MASPFVPVPVPLDRASSGGNRKARRTQRASSLGSVSSTLTTSTNGSSPRLSNGVDRGRQSLTPPPLRSPVSQTGVNGTLESFGCPGCPRSVSDPVWSQQGGEQRPITPTVLGYEVMEERAKFTVYKVLVRKTPEESWVVFRRYTDFSRLNDKLKEMFPGFRLSLPPKRWFKDNYNDNFLEDRQLGLQTFLQNLVAHKDIANWQSGSFYVWMSHQAPSTVWRKAGLSARLWKKATTVYRKNLWRSKKRSPHSSGVLWRKSKPFCFWRNTSMVRVWTHGLVLRAKTWSHLLQKVIRTSPTTAARHMRSTWQEPLPVGVDLHPAPLPPSSMSPS, from the exons ATGGCATCGCCGTTTGTGCCTGTCCCTGTGCCTTTGGACAGAGCCTCGTCAGGTGGCAACAGGAAGGCGAGGCGGACACAGCGAGCGTCTTCACTGGGGAGTGTCTCGTCCACACTGACCACGTCCACCAATGGGAGTTCCCCTCGCCTGTCCAATGGCGTGGACCGAGGCCGCCAAAGCCTGACGCCGCCGCCTCTCCGTAGCCCCGTCTCGCAGACCGGGGTGAACGGAACTCTCGAGTCCTTTGGCTGTCCAGGTTGCCCTCGCTCCGTGTCAGACCCTGTATGGAGCCAGCAGGGAGGAGAGCAGAGGCCCATCACTCCCACCGTGCTTGGGTATGAGGTCATGGAGGAGAGGGCAAAGttcacg GTCTATAAGGTCCTGGTAAGGAAAACACCGGAAGAAAGCTGGGTAGTTTTCAGAAGGTACACTGATTTCTCCAGACTCAACGACAAG TTGAAGGAGATGTTCCCAGGATTCCGACTTTCATTGCCTCCAAAGCGCTGGTTCAAAGACAACTACAACGACAACTTCCTGGAAGATAGACAGTTGGGACTGCAGACCTTTTTGCAAAACCTGGTTGCACACAAAGACATTGCCAACTG GCAGTCAGGGAGTTTTTATGTCTGGATGAGCCACCAGGCCCCTTCGACAGTTTGGAGGAAAGCAGG GCTTTCTGCGAGACTCTGGAAGAAAGCAACTACCGTCTACAGAAAGAACTTGTGGAGAAGCAAAAAGAGATCGCCTCACTCAAGCGGAGTCTTGTGGAGAAAGAGCAAGCCATTCTGCTTCTGGAGAAACACATCAA TGGTGAGGGTGTGGACTCACGGTCTTGTGCTCAGGGCAAAGACGTGGAGTCACCTGCTGCAAAAGGTGATCAGGACGTCCCCAACAACAGCGG